A genomic segment from Luteibacter aegosomatis encodes:
- a CDS encoding flavin monoamine oxidase family protein, which translates to MTTVDVVIVGAGAAGVGAARRLSGRGLSVWLLEATQRVGGRGWTLDVEGLPLDMGCGWLHSADHNAWHRIGEENGWDIDRRPAAWDKPQPHPHFSESEQAQAHAAYDAWHERLMASPPASDLASDALEANGPWNGYLQAMSGYISGAPLERISATDYVAYERAASGNNWRVARGYGTLIAASLPVDVTCRLSTPVEAIALDTPGVTLKTPSGDIHARAAILTASSNVLAGDLIRMPSSLDAWRHAASRLPLGCNEKLFLRVDGAFDLPAERALIADPRDADSPVFYLRPLGHPVIETFLGGRSAHDVTTEGSVAAFDRLMEWLVKLLGADARRHLRPLATSGWSNSTYVRGAYSHALPGYADQRRVLASPFEDRLFFAGEATHHDAFSTAHGAFESGVRAADEVLSRRNASR; encoded by the coding sequence GTGACCACGGTCGACGTCGTCATCGTCGGTGCCGGCGCGGCGGGCGTCGGCGCGGCACGGCGACTGTCGGGGCGCGGTCTCTCGGTGTGGCTGCTGGAGGCCACCCAACGCGTCGGCGGCCGCGGCTGGACGCTCGACGTCGAGGGTCTGCCGCTCGACATGGGTTGCGGGTGGCTGCATTCGGCCGATCACAACGCATGGCACCGTATCGGCGAGGAGAACGGCTGGGACATCGATCGCCGCCCGGCGGCGTGGGACAAGCCGCAGCCGCATCCACACTTTTCCGAAAGCGAACAGGCGCAGGCCCACGCGGCCTACGACGCCTGGCACGAGCGCCTCATGGCGTCGCCTCCCGCGTCCGACCTCGCCAGCGACGCGCTCGAAGCGAACGGCCCCTGGAACGGCTACCTGCAGGCGATGAGCGGGTACATCAGCGGTGCACCGCTCGAACGAATTTCCGCCACCGATTACGTGGCCTATGAACGCGCCGCGTCGGGCAACAACTGGCGCGTGGCGCGTGGCTACGGGACGCTCATCGCCGCCTCGCTGCCTGTCGACGTGACCTGCCGGCTGTCGACGCCCGTCGAGGCCATCGCGCTCGATACACCGGGCGTGACCTTGAAGACGCCCTCGGGCGACATCCATGCCCGGGCCGCCATTCTCACTGCCTCCAGCAATGTCCTGGCAGGCGACCTGATCCGGATGCCGTCTTCGCTGGACGCATGGCGTCATGCGGCTTCGCGGCTGCCGCTGGGCTGCAACGAAAAGCTTTTCCTGCGCGTCGACGGCGCCTTCGATCTACCCGCCGAGCGTGCACTGATCGCCGATCCCCGCGACGCGGACAGTCCGGTGTTCTACCTGCGCCCCCTCGGCCATCCGGTGATCGAAACCTTCCTCGGCGGACGAAGCGCGCACGATGTCACCACCGAAGGCTCGGTGGCGGCCTTCGATCGGTTGATGGAGTGGTTGGTGAAGCTGCTCGGCGCGGATGCGCGTCGCCACCTGCGCCCACTGGCGACCTCGGGCTGGAGCAACAGCACCTATGTACGCGGCGCGTACAGCCATGCGCTGCCGGGGTATGCCGACCAGCGCCGGGTTCTCGCGTCGCCGTTCGAGGATCGTCTGTTCTTCGCGGGAGAGGCGACGCATCACGATGCGTTCTCCACGGCGCACGGGGCATTCGAAAGCGGTGTGCGCGCAGCGGATGAGGTGCTTTCGCGTCGGAACGCTTCGCGATAA
- a CDS encoding RNA polymerase sigma factor: protein MGEDRWLVREVLEGRKGAMERFVREYQDVCWRVIYRLTGDREDTRELCQDAFLRAHKAMPTFRFDASLRTWMTRIAWSVAIRHLEKRRIPIDGSADVERVAEHPDEAEDLASGLVREEMRGKVREALETLPPMQRTLLTLYHFDEMPLADIARVTSLPVGTIKSYLFRGRLALREQLLRHMEPTP, encoded by the coding sequence ATGGGAGAGGACCGATGGCTGGTACGCGAGGTGCTGGAGGGGCGCAAGGGCGCCATGGAGCGCTTCGTCCGCGAGTACCAGGACGTGTGCTGGCGGGTGATCTATCGCCTCACCGGCGATCGCGAGGATACGCGCGAGCTGTGCCAGGACGCATTCCTTCGCGCACACAAGGCGATGCCCACGTTTCGCTTCGACGCGAGCCTGAGGACATGGATGACGCGCATCGCTTGGTCGGTGGCGATCCGCCATCTCGAAAAGCGGCGCATTCCCATCGATGGGTCGGCCGACGTGGAACGCGTGGCCGAACACCCCGACGAGGCCGAAGACCTCGCCTCCGGCCTCGTCCGCGAGGAAATGCGCGGCAAGGTCCGCGAGGCCCTGGAGACGCTTCCGCCGATGCAACGTACCCTGCTCACGCTCTACCATTTCGACGAGATGCCGCTGGCGGACATCGCGCGGGTGACCTCCCTCCCCGTCGGCACGATCAAGAGTTATCTTTTCCGCGGCCGCCTCGCGCTCCGCGAGCAACTGCTTCGTCACATGGAACCCACGCCATGA
- a CDS encoding efflux RND transporter periplasmic adaptor subunit encodes MNTFRHTVAPAQAGAHGETRHRATALKAGLFALVLTWTGTAPAESAPKAASQAPVRFLVVAAQESPLSAVAGGRVARVYAQLGDTVAKGKVLVSLDCSDVEARRASADAEYKAAQLKYEAKAKLQGLDSAAALEVELTAADVNRTRSQERIFEAQLAQCRFVAPFDGRVARVHVKEGQGVAPGAPVIDLVGTGTPKARLNVPSNWIAWLKPGAHLDATIDETGASYRLTVTRLSGRVDAVSQTIEIEAEFEGDTSRVLPGMSGRASPGKPDAGPKV; translated from the coding sequence ATGAACACCTTTCGACATACCGTCGCACCGGCGCAGGCCGGTGCCCACGGCGAGACGCGCCATCGAGCGACCGCGCTCAAGGCCGGCCTTTTCGCGTTGGTCCTGACCTGGACCGGTACCGCGCCGGCCGAGTCCGCTCCAAAGGCCGCCTCGCAGGCCCCCGTGCGCTTCCTCGTCGTCGCCGCGCAGGAAAGCCCGCTGTCCGCCGTGGCCGGGGGGCGCGTGGCCCGGGTCTATGCGCAACTGGGCGATACGGTCGCCAAGGGCAAGGTGCTGGTGTCGCTCGATTGCAGCGACGTCGAAGCCCGTCGTGCATCGGCCGATGCCGAGTACAAGGCCGCGCAGTTGAAGTACGAGGCCAAGGCCAAGCTGCAGGGCCTGGATTCGGCCGCCGCGCTGGAGGTGGAACTGACCGCCGCCGACGTCAACCGCACGCGCAGCCAGGAACGCATCTTCGAGGCGCAGCTCGCGCAGTGCCGTTTCGTGGCGCCGTTCGACGGCCGCGTGGCCCGCGTGCACGTGAAAGAAGGGCAGGGCGTCGCGCCCGGTGCCCCGGTGATCGACCTCGTCGGCACGGGCACGCCGAAGGCGCGCCTCAACGTGCCGTCGAACTGGATCGCTTGGCTGAAGCCCGGCGCGCACCTGGACGCCACCATCGACGAGACGGGCGCCAGCTACCGGCTTACCGTGACCCGCCTGAGCGGCCGCGTGGACGCGGTGAGCCAGACCATCGAAATCGAAGCCGAATTCGAAGGCGACACCAGCCGCGTGCTGCCGGGCATGAGCGGCCGCGCGTCGCCGGGCAAGCCGGACGCGGGTCCGAAGGTCTGA
- the argS gene encoding arginine--tRNA ligase: MPTLATHVEQLLIAAFETHGFDSRGVRAVPAQRPDLADLQCNAAMPLGGATKRPPREIAEAVAGTLRGDDAFDSVEVAGPGFINLRLSSSLLGEWAERQRNDESAGIVAQPPETVVIDFGGPNVAKPLHVGHLRSLVLGESLRRILIAQGHRVIGDVHLGDWGLQMGMLISELPSIWPELAEDGPWTTSPPFDMAQLQAIYPRVAAACKADDARMAVARAATAKLQAGDAASMRLWETIRRVSLDAQTADFAALGAHFDELNGESLVQPLIPAMIADLKARGIARESEGALVVDVAEEGDDSPVPPLLLEKSDGAALYATTDMATILDRRDRLHPSRIVYVVDQRQALHFRQVFRAAMRAGHAEGIEMVHVGFGTVNGRDGKPYKTRDGGVAQLHELLADAVGRAYARIEESGDTDDIDARSRAIGIAAVKFADLSTYRTSGYVFDPDRMVSFEGRTGPYVQYACVRITSMLERAAAQGLVAGKILVREHAERSLVLLCARFPDAVASTAHRYAPNDLADYAYDLAQAFSRFYAECPVLAADDADVRSSRLALSGLARHVLAKALDLLGIRVPTRM; this comes from the coding sequence ATGCCCACCCTCGCCACGCACGTCGAGCAGCTGCTCATCGCCGCCTTCGAAACCCACGGCTTCGACAGTCGCGGCGTGCGCGCCGTACCGGCACAGCGACCGGATCTGGCCGACCTCCAATGCAACGCGGCCATGCCGTTGGGCGGAGCGACCAAGCGGCCGCCGCGCGAAATCGCCGAAGCGGTAGCCGGGACGCTGCGGGGCGACGACGCCTTCGACAGCGTGGAAGTCGCCGGACCGGGCTTCATCAACCTGCGCCTGTCGTCGTCGCTGCTGGGCGAATGGGCCGAACGCCAGCGCAACGACGAAAGCGCCGGCATCGTGGCGCAGCCGCCGGAGACCGTCGTGATCGACTTCGGCGGTCCCAACGTCGCCAAGCCGCTGCACGTGGGCCACCTGCGCTCGCTGGTGCTCGGCGAGAGCCTGCGGCGCATCCTCATCGCGCAGGGGCATCGCGTCATCGGCGACGTGCACCTGGGCGACTGGGGCCTGCAGATGGGCATGCTGATCTCCGAGCTGCCGTCGATCTGGCCCGAACTGGCCGAGGACGGCCCGTGGACGACGAGCCCGCCGTTCGACATGGCCCAGCTGCAGGCGATCTACCCGCGCGTGGCCGCCGCATGCAAGGCCGACGACGCGCGTATGGCCGTGGCCCGTGCCGCCACCGCGAAGCTGCAGGCGGGCGACGCGGCATCCATGCGCCTGTGGGAAACGATCCGCCGCGTGTCCCTCGACGCGCAGACGGCCGATTTCGCCGCGCTCGGCGCGCATTTCGACGAACTCAACGGCGAAAGCCTCGTGCAGCCGCTGATTCCCGCCATGATCGCCGACCTCAAGGCACGCGGCATCGCGCGGGAAAGCGAAGGCGCACTGGTGGTGGACGTGGCGGAGGAGGGCGACGATTCGCCGGTGCCGCCGCTGTTGCTGGAAAAGTCCGACGGCGCGGCGCTGTATGCCACCACCGACATGGCCACCATCCTCGATCGGCGCGACCGGCTGCATCCGTCGCGCATCGTCTACGTCGTGGACCAGCGTCAGGCGCTGCATTTCCGTCAGGTGTTCCGAGCGGCCATGCGCGCGGGTCATGCCGAAGGCATCGAAATGGTGCACGTCGGCTTCGGCACGGTGAACGGCCGCGACGGCAAGCCGTACAAGACGCGCGACGGCGGCGTGGCCCAGCTTCACGAACTGCTGGCCGACGCGGTGGGCCGTGCGTACGCCCGCATCGAAGAGAGCGGCGACACCGACGACATCGACGCGCGTTCGCGGGCCATCGGCATCGCGGCGGTGAAGTTCGCCGATCTGTCGACCTATCGCACCTCGGGCTACGTGTTCGATCCCGACCGCATGGTGTCGTTCGAGGGTCGCACCGGTCCGTACGTGCAGTACGCCTGCGTGCGGATTACCTCGATGCTGGAACGCGCGGCCGCGCAGGGTCTGGTCGCGGGGAAGATACTCGTGCGTGAGCACGCCGAGCGATCCCTGGTGCTGCTTTGCGCGCGCTTTCCCGATGCCGTGGCGTCGACGGCGCATCGTTACGCCCCGAACGACCTCGCGGACTACGCCTACGACCTCGCGCAGGCGTTCAGCCGCTTCTATGCCGAGTGTCCGGTGCTGGCGGCGGACGACGCCGATGTTCGTTCGTCACGCCTCGCGCTTTCCGGACTGGCGCGGCACGTGTTGGCGAAGGCGCTCGACCTGCTGGGCATACGCGTTCCCACCAGGATGTGA
- a CDS encoding HlyD family efflux transporter periplasmic adaptor subunit, whose amino-acid sequence MAALAEMASMAAAAPPWPALRDELKIHPAGRNRDGSPAWHLSDPVRNQFFRIGWLEFEILRHWGLGEPSRIAAAVTDTTTLAPDTQDVVDFARFLQHQQLTRAAQSKHGPSVLHWLLQNYLFIRIPLVRPERFLRRALPYVRWMFGMRFLVATLVAAVLGLLLAARQWDVVQANLRGAMSWDGVMAFAGALVFSKCWHEFGHAFMATRFGVRVGHMGVALLVMWPMAYTDTGESWKLETSRRRLAIASAGVMAELVLAAWCTLLWSFAPEGNVKNALFFLGTTAWVLTVAVNASPFMRFDGYFILADALDYPGLHERAGRWAKRWVRKKLLGIEDPRPDAVSPRFAAFLTGFAFATWLYRLTLFVGIAVVVYHAFFKAMGLILFLVEIVTFVVKPMLNEVRVWWMRRAEIRRSVLVRWLVVLGVLALVLLVPWSSRVGGEAVVEAGFEQPVFTPYPARMERVNVTDGMNVKAGEVLFELTAPSPQDDRAKADALRDAYEATARGAGALDKDGVAKQVVADRMADQYEVQQRASSAELHRLRLATAEDGVVRDLDPTLQAGSWVSPGSRIATVIGGTRWRAEVLVSEADRARLVPGSDATVYPGDGGSPLRGRIVAVDNGALERLPSLALAKNHGGPIPLNPTAPVKELRPATVWYRVRVEGDGLPGPLGSEQLATVKMSGRRESLGRRWIDSALLILLQQTGLGKDG is encoded by the coding sequence ATGGCGGCCCTGGCCGAGATGGCGTCGATGGCCGCGGCGGCACCGCCGTGGCCGGCGTTGCGCGACGAGCTGAAGATCCACCCGGCGGGCCGCAACCGCGACGGGTCGCCGGCGTGGCATCTGTCCGATCCCGTGCGCAACCAGTTCTTCCGCATCGGCTGGCTGGAATTCGAGATCCTGCGGCACTGGGGATTGGGTGAGCCCTCGCGCATCGCCGCCGCGGTGACCGACACCACGACGCTGGCCCCCGACACGCAGGACGTCGTGGATTTCGCGCGCTTCCTCCAGCACCAGCAGCTGACCCGCGCGGCGCAATCGAAGCACGGCCCCTCGGTGCTGCACTGGTTGTTGCAGAACTACCTGTTCATCCGTATTCCGCTGGTGCGGCCGGAGCGTTTCCTGCGCCGCGCCTTGCCGTACGTGCGGTGGATGTTCGGCATGCGTTTCCTGGTGGCGACGCTCGTCGCCGCCGTGCTCGGGCTGCTGCTCGCCGCGCGCCAGTGGGACGTGGTGCAGGCGAACCTGCGTGGCGCGATGAGCTGGGACGGGGTGATGGCGTTCGCCGGTGCGCTCGTGTTCTCCAAATGCTGGCACGAGTTCGGCCATGCGTTCATGGCGACGCGCTTCGGCGTGCGCGTGGGACACATGGGCGTGGCCCTGCTGGTGATGTGGCCGATGGCATACACCGACACGGGCGAGAGCTGGAAGCTGGAAACATCGCGCCGCCGCCTCGCCATCGCCTCGGCGGGGGTGATGGCCGAGTTGGTGCTGGCGGCATGGTGCACGCTGCTGTGGTCGTTCGCGCCGGAAGGCAATGTCAAGAACGCGCTGTTCTTCCTCGGCACCACGGCGTGGGTGCTCACGGTGGCGGTCAACGCCAGTCCTTTCATGCGCTTCGACGGCTATTTCATCCTCGCCGACGCCCTGGATTATCCCGGCCTGCACGAGCGCGCCGGGCGCTGGGCGAAACGCTGGGTGCGCAAGAAGCTGCTGGGCATCGAAGATCCCCGTCCCGATGCGGTATCGCCGCGCTTCGCCGCGTTCCTCACCGGTTTCGCGTTCGCTACCTGGTTGTATCGCCTCACGTTGTTCGTGGGCATCGCCGTGGTCGTGTACCACGCCTTCTTCAAGGCAATGGGCCTCATTCTGTTCCTCGTGGAAATCGTGACGTTCGTGGTGAAACCCATGCTCAACGAAGTGCGTGTGTGGTGGATGCGCCGCGCGGAAATCCGCCGGTCGGTCCTCGTGCGCTGGCTGGTGGTGCTGGGCGTGCTCGCCCTCGTGCTCCTCGTGCCGTGGTCGTCGCGCGTCGGCGGCGAGGCGGTGGTCGAGGCGGGCTTCGAACAGCCGGTGTTCACGCCGTACCCCGCGCGCATGGAACGGGTGAACGTCACCGACGGCATGAACGTCAAGGCCGGTGAGGTGCTGTTCGAACTTACCGCGCCTTCGCCGCAGGACGATCGCGCCAAGGCCGATGCCTTGCGCGACGCCTACGAGGCGACCGCGCGCGGCGCCGGGGCCCTCGACAAGGACGGCGTGGCGAAACAGGTGGTCGCCGACCGCATGGCCGACCAGTACGAGGTGCAGCAGCGCGCCAGCTCGGCCGAGTTGCACCGTTTGCGCCTCGCCACGGCGGAAGACGGCGTCGTGCGCGATCTCGATCCCACGCTGCAGGCCGGGAGCTGGGTGTCGCCGGGCTCGCGTATCGCCACCGTCATCGGCGGTACGCGCTGGCGCGCGGAGGTGCTGGTGTCGGAAGCCGATCGCGCCCGCCTGGTGCCGGGCAGCGACGCCACGGTTTACCCGGGCGACGGCGGAAGTCCGCTGCGCGGCCGGATCGTCGCCGTGGACAACGGTGCGCTGGAACGCCTGCCGAGCCTCGCCTTGGCGAAGAACCACGGCGGCCCCATCCCGCTCAACCCGACGGCCCCGGTGAAGGAGCTGCGCCCGGCGACGGTGTGGTATCGCGTGCGTGTGGAAGGCGACGGATTGCCGGGGCCGTTGGGTTCCGAGCAGCTGGCGACGGTGAAGATGAGCGGTCGTCGCGAAAGCCTCGGTCGCCGCTGGATCGACAGTGCGCTGCTGATCCTGTTGCAGCAGACGGGGTTGGGCAAGGACGGTTGA
- a CDS encoding efflux RND transporter periplasmic adaptor subunit, with protein sequence MNAHDVRGANAPSRFYALAGRVEAATHASELGFIACNEARLLVDYRQAALVSLSSARGPRLAAHSGLADPDPNTPYALWLTAVARRVAERCAELPQGARVLPLSADMLGDELAAEWSEWLPAHVWVLPLSGPDRAVGALLFLARDDAWPTTLTPDSAEFALLQLGSLLGYAWWSLVARPSRWRDAWRKVTRGRGLRYALAALFVVLLIPVREYTLVPAEIISTRSQVIASPREGVIHRMAVLPNSPVKAGQVLAELDDTTLRNKLAVAQAELATANTEMHQAAQQAIESQSAKADLGMVEGKWRERQVDVDALQREVDKLAIRAPADGVFVYSDPDDWAGRPVQTGERIGLLADPHALGVRAWAPVGEATNLASGAPMTVFLKVAPLDPLDARLDYAGYQPVEAPNGVASYSLRGTIDGTPPGARIGLQGTARVSGRWSVLGYLMLRRPLATVRAWIGL encoded by the coding sequence ATGAACGCACACGACGTTCGCGGCGCGAACGCGCCGTCGCGGTTCTACGCGCTCGCGGGGCGCGTGGAAGCCGCCACCCATGCGTCCGAGCTGGGCTTCATCGCCTGCAACGAGGCGCGCCTGCTGGTGGATTACCGGCAGGCGGCGCTGGTGTCGTTGTCGTCGGCGCGCGGACCGAGGCTGGCGGCGCATTCGGGTCTGGCCGATCCGGACCCGAACACGCCTTACGCCCTCTGGCTTACCGCCGTGGCCCGGCGCGTGGCCGAACGTTGCGCCGAACTGCCGCAAGGCGCGCGCGTGCTGCCGTTGTCGGCGGACATGCTCGGCGACGAACTGGCCGCCGAATGGAGCGAGTGGCTGCCCGCGCACGTCTGGGTGTTGCCGCTGTCCGGCCCCGATCGCGCGGTGGGCGCGCTGCTGTTCCTCGCACGGGACGACGCGTGGCCCACCACGTTGACGCCGGACAGCGCGGAATTCGCGCTGCTGCAACTGGGCAGCCTGCTCGGTTACGCCTGGTGGTCGCTGGTGGCCAGGCCGTCGCGCTGGCGGGACGCATGGCGCAAGGTGACGCGCGGTCGCGGCCTGCGTTACGCCCTCGCGGCCCTGTTCGTCGTGCTGCTGATTCCCGTGCGCGAATACACCCTCGTGCCGGCCGAGATCATTTCCACGCGTAGCCAGGTCATCGCCTCGCCGCGCGAGGGCGTGATCCATCGCATGGCGGTACTCCCCAACTCACCGGTAAAGGCCGGGCAGGTGCTGGCCGAGCTGGACGACACCACCTTGCGCAACAAGCTCGCCGTGGCCCAGGCGGAACTGGCCACCGCCAACACGGAAATGCACCAGGCCGCGCAGCAGGCCATCGAAAGCCAGAGCGCGAAGGCCGACCTCGGCATGGTCGAAGGCAAGTGGCGCGAACGCCAGGTCGACGTCGACGCCCTCCAGCGAGAGGTCGACAAGCTCGCCATCCGCGCACCCGCCGATGGCGTCTTCGTCTATTCCGACCCCGACGACTGGGCGGGCCGTCCCGTGCAGACGGGGGAACGCATCGGCCTGCTTGCCGATCCGCATGCATTGGGCGTTCGTGCCTGGGCGCCGGTGGGCGAGGCGACCAACCTCGCCTCCGGTGCGCCGATGACGGTGTTCCTCAAGGTGGCGCCGCTGGATCCGCTCGATGCGCGCCTGGACTACGCCGGTTACCAGCCGGTGGAAGCCCCCAACGGCGTGGCGAGTTATTCGCTGCGTGGCACGATCGACGGCACGCCGCCGGGGGCTCGCATCGGCCTGCAGGGCACCGCGCGGGTGTCCGGCCGCTGGAGCGTGCTGGGTTACCTGATGCTGCGGCGTCCGCTGGCGACGGTACGCGCCTGGATCGGGCTGTAA